A genomic window from Purpureocillium takamizusanense chromosome 2, complete sequence includes:
- a CDS encoding uncharacterized protein (COG:S~EggNog:ENOG503P2IU) encodes MSAPPTKFAVLLFPGFQALDVFGPLDVLNMLSRGRPFEFSVIAASRGPVPTRGLGSKQSIGQQIVATHTLQDAPEDIQVLLVPGGMGTRDTEARQPEIDFIRDRFPRLRFLLTVCTGAALAARAGVLDGRRATTNKASFDWVSRPRASVRLFGAGDDERHGLTWATNRSRQMAAKSSGCDRRGGSRTATCGRRRACRRVST; translated from the coding sequence atgtcggcgccgccaaccaaGTTCGCCGTCCTCCTTTTCCCGGGCTTCCAGGCCCTGGACGTCTTCGGCCCTCTTGATGTGCTCAACATGCTGTCGCGCGGTCGGCCGTTCGAGTTCTCCGTGATCGCCGCGAGTCGGGGCCCCGTGCCCACACGCGGGCTGGGTTCCAAGCAGAGCATCGGCCAGCAGATTGTGGCGACGCATACGCTGCAAGATGCACCAGAGGACATCCAAGTGCTGCTCGTgccgggcggcatgggcacaCGCGACACCGAGGCCAGGCAGCCCGAGATCGACTTTATCCGGGATCGGTTTCCGCGGCTGCGATTTCTACTCACCGTGTGTACCggggccgcgctggcggcacgggcgggcgtgctcgacggcaggcgggcgaccaCGAACAAGGCGTCCTTTGACTGGGTGAGTCGTCCTcgcgcgtccgtccgtctgttcggcgccggagacgacgagcgacaCGGACTGACATGGGCAACAAACAGGTCACGACAAATGGCCGCAAAGTCGAGTGGGTGCGACAGGCGCGGTGGGTCTCGGACGGCAACGTGtggacgtcgtcgggcgtgtCGGCGGGTATCGACATGA
- a CDS encoding uncharacterized protein (EggNog:ENOG503P992) — MARTYNIDKSLFKHHFRIAPTAQPPAPPSSPLDSGLYAPIAVIANSRTIPFIALHAGPDASPSTPVIAMSHLPAFSTHFKLGLVPQPVTSAGGAKSDSSADTVWEELHMDTSNGSRHSWSMVLLPDDGEGGGGQGDGRRALHRRTFVWKRTHAVAVDGMQIAPLSTRNWKLVEKLDADDALGGADRRDSAGEAHEDKTNPVLAVFTTSTKRGRCGVLQINVNYGGQFDTILLLALLTLYCSGR, encoded by the coding sequence ATGGCTCGCACCTACAACATTGACAAATCGCTCTTCAAGCACCACTTCCGAATAGCTCCCacggcccagccgccggcgcccccTTCATCCCCTCTGGACAGCGGCCTCTACGCGCCCATCGCTGTCATCGCCAACTCCCGCACCATCCCCTTCATCGCCTTGCACGCCGGTCCCGACGCATCTCCGTCCAcgcccgtcatcgccatgtCGCACCTCCCCGCCTTTAGCACACATTTCAAGCTGGGCCTGGTTCCCCAGCCGGTGACGTCCGCGGGAGGCGCCAAgagcgacagcagcgccgacACCGTCTGGGAGGAGCTGCACATGGACACGTCGAATGGCTCGAGACACAGCTGGTCTATGGTGTTGTTgcccgacgatggcgaggggggcggcggccagggagacgggcgccgggcACTTCACAGGAGGACGTTTGTCTGGAAACGGACTcatgccgttgccgtcgacgggatGCAGATTGCGCCTCTCAGCACGCGCAACTGGAAGCttgtcgagaagctcgacgcgGATGACGCTCTTGGCGGTGCAGACCGACGCGACTCGGCGGGAGAGGCTCACGAGGACAAGACAAACCCCGTGTTGGCCGTCTTCACGACCAGCACCAAGAGGGGGCGCTGTGGCGTGCTACAGATCAACGTCAACTACGGGGGGCAGTTTGATACCATTCTGCTGCTGGCACTATTGACACTGTACTGTTCCGGTCGTTGA
- a CDS encoding Beta-mannosidase (EggNog:ENOG503BA6B~SECRETED:SignalP(1-19~SECRETED:cutsite=VAA-AR~SECRETED:prob=0.3560)~COG:G), translating into MNLATIRLLVASFWVSVAAARFTAISSSGAECVDIGGRCHATNGNGSVSIPATVPGLIQTDLYAAGVLPDPFLDNNFELYNWVPHDNWTFSRSLPRSSPKGKQWSEFKRVYVVFEGIDTAANVRLDGQAVGFADNQFRQWAFDVTKHITKRSELELQVEI; encoded by the exons ATGAATTTGGCCACTATCCGACTGTTAGTCGCCTCATTTTGGGTctcggtggcagcggcacgcTTCACAGCCATCTCGTCTTCGGGTGCTGAATGCGTCGACATTGGCGGACGCTGTCACGCGACTAATGGCAATGGTTCCGTGTCCATCCCGGCAACCGTGCCAGGCCTGATCCAGACGGATCTTTACGCTGCCGGCGTACTCCCGGATCCCTTCCTGGACAATAACT TCGAGCTGTACAACTGGGTCCCGCACGACAACTGGACATTCTCGCGATCTTTGCCGCGGTCCTCACCCAAGGGCAAGCAGTGGTCTGAGTTCAAGAGAGTATACGTCGTATTTGAAGGAATTGACACGGCCGCCAATGTCCGACTGGATGGCCAGGCCGTCGGGTTCGCCGACAACCAGTTCAGGCAATGGGCGTTTGACGTGACCAAGCATATCACCAAGCGATCTGAACTAGAACTGCAAGTCGAAATCTAG
- a CDS encoding uncharacterized protein (COG:S~EggNog:ENOG503P2IU): MSAPPTKFAVLLFPGFQALDVFGPLDVLNMLSRGRPFEFSVIAASRGPVPTRGLGSKQSIGQQIVATHTLQDAPEDIQVLLVPGGMGTRDTEARQPEIDFIRDRFPRLRFLLTVCTGAALAARAGVLDGRRATTNKASFDWVTTNGRKVEWVRQARWVSDGNVWTSSGVSAGIDMMYGFVAAEFGEETAAAVAWDSEYERNTDPSNDPFSGR; this comes from the exons atgtcggcgccgccaaccaaGTTCGCCGTCCTCCTTTTCCCGGGCTTCCAGGCCCTGGACGTCTTCGGCCCTCTTGATGTGCTCAACATGCTGTCGCGCGGTCGGCCGTTCGAGTTCTCCGTGATCGCCGCGAGTCGGGGCCCCGTGCCCACACGCGGGCTGGGTTCCAAGCAGAGCATCGGCCAGCAGATTGTGGCGACGCATACGCTGCAAGATGCACCAGAGGACATCCAAGTGCTGCTCGTgccgggcggcatgggcacaCGCGACACCGAGGCCAGGCAGCCCGAGATCGACTTTATCCGGGATCGGTTTCCGCGGCTGCGATTTCTACTCACCGTGTGTACCggggccgcgctggcggcacgggcgggcgtgctcgacggcaggcgggcgaccaCGAACAAGGCGTCCTTTGACTGG GTCACGACAAATGGCCGCAAAGTCGAGTGGGTGCGACAGGCGCGGTGGGTCTCGGACGGCAACGTGtggacgtcgtcgggcgtgtCGGCGGGTATCGACATGATGTACGGGttcgtggcggccgagttcggcgaggagacggcggcggccgtggcttGGGACTCGGAGTACGAACGGAACACGGACCCGTCCAACGACCCCTTCTCGGGCCGTTGA
- the SIT1_1 gene encoding ferrioxamine B transporter (COG:U~TransMembrane:14 (i69-86o106-124i136-154o160-185i197-224o230-251i290-311o323-341i361-377o397-420i427-446o458-477i489-515o566-589i)~EggNog:ENOG503NUD0), giving the protein MSLAAERAPLLGPAADAASQSHSPLVRIHDAADVEGSSPDEQHAGCVSPIRSRAPGVARMEIISSRLTTLERAWLFFSIFLVGYAYGLESQVRSTYQPYATSSFSLHSYLSTINVLRSVIAVAVQPTAAKIADVFGRFEIVAASTVFYVVGMAIESTASSVYTFCLGTIIYQVGYTCMVLLLEVLVADFSSMRARVFFSYIPALPFIINTWISGNVTAAVLAVTTWRWGIGMWCIIYPVCSLPLLVTLYRIDRKQVSVAKSEGSQGAHRSSSRMRLLGLGKGRSGLFHQLDVVGLFTLVAAFSLILAPLTIVGGTVSHWRSPAIITALAIGFVLVPIFVVWERRGARTPLVPFHLLADRGVWAALAVRSLLNFAWYVQGNYLYTVLIVAFDFSIETATRILSFFSFFGVVSGVIVGVIVYRLRRLKYIIVAGTCLFMVAFGVLYNFPGGATLHSRSGVIAAQVLLGLASGLFAYPTQASIQASATRDHVAILTGLYLSFYNVGSAFGTCLAGAIWTQTLLPVLTENLAFQPNATLAKAMYDSPFPVVKEYPVGTEIRDAIIRSYEYVQRLLCIAGLCLCVPMIAFALALRNPRLSTKQVQEEATGAEGQVER; this is encoded by the coding sequence ATGTCTTTGGCGGCCGAACGAGCGCCCTTGCTGGGGCCGGCAGCGGACGCCGCCTCACAGTCGCACTCTCCGCTTGTTCGCATTCACGATGCAGCGGATGTCGAGGGCAGCTCCCCGGATGAGCAGCATGCAGGCTGTGTATCACCCATTCGCAGCCGGGCGCCCGGCGTTGCGCGCATGGAGATCATCTCGTCGCGGCTTACAACGCTCGAGCGTGCGTGGCTCTTCTTCagcatcttcctcgtcggctATGCATACGGGCTCGAGAGCCAGGTCCGGTCTACGTACCAGCCATATGCCACATCGAGCTTCTCCCTGCACTCGTACCTATCCACCATCAACGTCTTGCGCAGCGTCATCGCTGTTGCCGTAcagcccacggcggccaagatTGCTGATGTCTTTGGCCGTTTCGAGATTGTCGCCGCCTCTACCGTCTTCTATGTCGTCGGCATGGCCATcgagtcgacggcctcgtcggtaTACACGTTTTGCCTCGGCACGATTATATATCAAGTGGGCTACACCTGCATGGTGCTCTTACTCGAGGTCTTAGTAGCCGACTTTTCGtccatgcgcgcgcgcgtcttcTTCAGCTACATCCCGGCGCTCCCCTTCATCATTAATACCTGGATCAGCGGCAATGTCACCGCCGCGGTGCTGGCCGTCACTACTTGGCGCTGGGGCATCGGCATGTGGTGCATCATCTATCCCGTGTGCTCCCTGCCCCTGCTCGTCACGCTCTACCGCATCGATAGGAAACAGGTCAGCGTCGCCAAGAGCGAGGGCTCTCAGGGCgcccaccgcagcagcagcaggatgcggctccttggcctcggcaaggGGCGCAGCGGCCTCTTCCACCAACTCGATGTTGTGGGTCTTTTCACGCTGGTGGCGGCCTTCAGTCTCATCCTGGCGCCCTTGACGATTGTCGGCGGTACCGTCTCGCACTGGCGGAGCccggccatcatcacggccctcgccatcggctTCGTGCTGGTGCCCATATTTGTCGTGTGGGAGCGGCGAGGTGCCAGGACCCCCCTTGTTCCTTTCCACCTGCTGGCCGACCGGGGTGTCtgggcggccctcgcggtGCGCAGTCTGCTCAACTTTGCCTGGTACGTCCAGGGCAACTACCTTTACACGGTGCTCATCGTGGCCTTTGATTTTTCCATCGAGACGGCCACGCGCATCCTGTCCTTTTTCTCATTCTTCGGCGTCGTGAGCGGGGTCATTGTGGGCGTCATCGTGTACCGGCTTCGGCGGCTCAAGTACATCATCGTCGCGGGGACGTGTCTGTTCATGGTGGCCTTTGGCGTGCTGTACAACTTCCCCGGCGGTGCGACGCTCCACTCGCGATCTGGggtcatcgccgcccaggtCTTGCTGGGCTTGGCGAGTGGGCTCTTTGCGTATCCGACACAGGCTTCCATTCAGGCTTCGGCAACGCGCGATCACGTTGCCATTCTCACGGGGCTGTACCTGTCCTTTTATAATGTCGGCAGCGCGTTCGGCACATGCCTTGCGGGCGCCATTTGGACGCAGACACTTTTGCCCGTCCTGACAGAGAACCTCGCGTTTCAACCAAACGCCACTCTTGCCAAGGCCATGTACGACTCGCCCTTCCCGGTTGTCAAGGAGTATCCAGTGGGAACCGAGATACGCGACGCCATCATTCGCAGTTACGAATACGTGCAGCGACTGCTGTGCATCGCGGGCCTTTGCTTGTGCGTGCCGATGATTGCGTttgcgctggcgctgcggaATCCTCGGCTGTCGACGAAACAAGTTCAGGAGGAGGCAACGGGGGCAGAGGGCCAAGTAGAGAGGTGA
- a CDS encoding Microsomal epoxide hydrolase (COG:S~MEROPS:MER0000432~EggNog:ENOG503NUFK), with translation MAPPKITPFKIAVPEAAVQRLKDKLAAATFTDETLFTDSWDYGTPLSDVKRLAERWRDGFDWRAQEAKLNEVPQYTTKVDVDGFGELNIHFVYKKSSRRDAIPLLFCHGWPGSFYEVLKILPLLTEPEDPEVPAFDVVAPSLPNFGFSDGVSKRGFSISQYAETLHKVMLNLEYDKYVTQGGDWGYIITRLIGAQYPSHCLASHINFLRLTEGPKFADTPLLHLRHALTPYTPLERAGRDRTAWFLTEGTGYNLEQSTRPSTLGFALADSPVALLAWVYEKLHDWTDGPYPWRDDEVLTWLSIYAFSTAGPAASVRIYYEAKHAGLEQSRRAGFGYVPGVKLGVSVFPKDVLVPPLAWAEALGPLVFRRMHDTGGHFAAHERPEALAADLREMFGSKGGARDVAKVFEAKM, from the exons ATGGCCCCTCCAAAGATTACGCCGTTCAAGATCGCCGTccccgaggcggccgtgcagCGCCTCAAAgacaagctcgccgccgcgaccttTACCGACGAGACGCTCTTCACGGACAGCTGGGACTATGGCACGCCGCTGAGCGACGTGAAGCGCCTCGCGGAGCGCTGGCGCGATGGCTTCGACTGGCGCGCACAAGAGGCGAAGCTCAATGAGGTGCCGCAGTATACGACCAAGGTGGACGTGGATGGCTTCGGCGAGCTCAACATCCATTTCGTGTATAagaagagcagcaggaggGATGCGATTCCTCTGCTCTTCTGTCATGGCT GGCCGGGGAGCTTCTACGAGGTGCTCAAGATCCTGCCGCTTCTGACGGAGCCCGAGGACCCCGAAGTGCCGGCATTTGATGTCGttgcgccgtcgctgcccaACTTTGGCTTCTCGGACGGCGTGAGCAAGAGGGGCTTCAGCATCTCGCAATACGCCGAGACGCTGCACAAGGTGATGCTCAATCTCGAGTACGATAAATACG TCACCCAAGGAGGCGACTGGGGCTACATCATCACCCGCCTCATCGGCGCGCAATACCCCTCCCACTGCCTCGCATCCCACATCAACTTCCTGCGCCTCACCGAGGGGCCCAAGTTCGCCGACACCCCCCTGCTGCAcctccgccacgccctcACCCCGTACACGccgctcgagcgcgccgggCGCGACCGCACCGCCTGGTTCCTCACCGAGGGCACGGGGTACAACCTCGAGCAGAGcacgcgcccgtcgacgctcggcttcgcgctcgccgactcccccgtcgcgctgctcgcgTGGGTCTACGAGAAGCTGCACGACTGGACCGACGGGCCCTACCCgtggcgcgacgacgaggtcctcaCCTGGCTGTCCATCTACGCCTTCTCCACGGCGGGGCCGGCCGCGAGCGTGCGCATCTACTACGAGGCGAAGCACGCGGGGCTGGAGCagtcgcgcagggcggggTTTGGGTACGTGCCCGGCGTGAAGCTCGGCGTGAGCGTCTTCCCCAAGGACGTGctcgtgccgccgctcgcatgggccgaggcgctgggcccGCTCGTGTTTCGCAGGATGCACGACACGGGAGGGCACTTTGCGGCGCATGAGAGgcccgaggcgctggcggcggacctTCGGGAGATGTTTGGCAGCAAAGGCGGCGCAAGGGACGTTGCGAAAGTGTTTGAAGCGAAGATGTGA
- a CDS encoding Beta-mannosidase (EggNog:ENOG503NXVI~COG:G), with protein sequence MDYNLGLDTVFDNSQMPVTRFVVEFGGMSYDSLLSYQTTFQDENIRPDGGMLLNRCYDGGSTIYPDLRDGMEKYLILSNISDPLTHFDQFSWTSQIWQGMIIKHKIESYRRSISLPENNLGSLVWQLNAPWTTLALNSIEHTGRWKVLQHVTKQTYAPVVASSWFEPSNETYRIWVASDAVAPVTGRVTATWLAWSGEHLATKTYNFSMPALHSMQIEELVGWKNILPRGASAEKSVLLLKLVATEPDSGRKHASENYWVPEYLSNATIVDPGL encoded by the exons ATGGACTATAACCTCGGGCTGGACACCGTCTTTGACAACTCGCAGATGCCGGTGACGCGGTTTGTGGTGGAGTTTGGCGGCAT GAGCTACGATTCTCTTCTCTCGTACCAGACCACTTTTCAAGATGAAAACATTCGACCCGATGGGGGCATGCTGCTGAACAGATGTTATGATGGCGGATCCA CCATCTACCCAGATCTCAGAGATGGAATGGAAAAGTATCTCATCCTGTCGAACATCTCGGATCCTCTCACACACTTTGACCAATTCTCCTGGACCAGCCAAATCTGGCAGGGCATGATCATCAAGCACAAGATTGAGTCTTACA GGCGATCCATCAGCCTGCCCGAGAACAACCTCGGGTCTCTCGTCTGGCAGCTCAACGCCCCCTGGACGACCCTCGCCCTCAACTCCATCGAGCACACCGGCCGGTGGAAGGTCCTCCAGCACGTCACCAAGCAGACGtacgcgcccgtcgtcgccagcagctGGTTCGAGCCTTCCAACGAGACGTACAGGATCTGGGTCGCCTCGGACGCGGTCGCGCCCGTGACGGGCCGCGTCACCGCCACATGGCTGGCGTGGTCGGGCGAGCACCTCGCCACCAAGACGTACAACTTCTCCATGCCCGCCCTGCATAGCATGCAGATCGAGGAGCTCGTGGGCTGGAAGAACATACTGCCGCGGGGCGCCTCCGCGGAGAAGAGCGTCCTCCTGCTCAAGCTCGTGGCGACGGAGCCCGACAGCGGCAGGAAGCACGCAAGCGAGAATTACTGGGTGCCTGAATACTTGAGCAATGCCACCATTGTTGACCCAGGTCTATAG
- a CDS encoding Beta-mannosidase (EggNog:ENOG503NXVI~COG:G) has product MDLTPYDDREGNHFSFRINGHTFNTKGSNMVPMSPFEHQVTDEDYKRLIQSSVESHHNMVRVWASGNYYADELYDAADELGILLWSEFQFSDNFYPVLPEFLDTVREEARYQVRRLNHHASQALWCGGNEMAKYRRLTSRNETYGESWARNKHDDPAAGRALAGRVRKHSLRLVDLG; this is encoded by the exons ATGGACCTGACCCCATATGACGACCGCGAAGGGAACCATTTCAGTTTCCGAATTAACGGGCACACGTTCAACACCAAGG GATCGAATATGGTGCCCATGAGCCCGTTTGAGCATCAGGTTACCGACGAGGACTACAAGCGCCTCATCCAGTCCAGCGTTGAGAGCCACCACAACATGGTGCGCGTCTGGGCGTCGGGCAACTATTACGCTGATGAGCTGTACGATGCTGCGGACGAGC TTGGCATTTTGCTATGGTCAGAATTCCAGTTCAGCGACAACTTTTATCCCGTGCTCCCAGAGTTCCTCGACACCGTGCGCGAGGAGGCACGCTACCAAGTCCGTCGCCTGAACCACCACGCCTCCCAAGCGCTATGGTGCGGCGGCAACGAGATGGCCAAGTACAGGCGCCTGACCTCGCGGAACGAGACCTACGGCGAGTCGTGGGCTCGCAACAAACATGACGATCCTGCAGCAGGACGTGCTCTGGCCGGTCGTGTACGAAAACACTCGCTCCGTCTCGTGGATCTAGGCTAG
- a CDS encoding uncharacterized protein (EggNog:ENOG503NXMN~TransMembrane:12 (i52-76o96-117i124-144o150-172i184-205o217-236i305-322o342-364i376-395o407-425i446-466o472-493i)~COG:P): protein MSDPEKTRAASTEHNEAPPQLEKAAAPAEAISATFEVTGGAPNPWGKGHLKLYAACLIIYLCSTMNGYDGSLMGSINALPEYQEYYNLGKGGTSTTGLVFSIFQIGQMIGALFTWICDWRGRKITMIVACFGILASAIFTALAPTLASFIGARFLLSFFSTIATVAAPLLLVEIAPPLHRGAVAGAYNTLYYMGSIIATFAMYGANLHLSGNLKWRLPLWLQMLCPGFVCILGWIVPESPRWLIAKGRYDEARNFIITHHANGDAHHPIVAIEMNEIEASLRDGQLRSAKSYFDLRTLVKSRSRLYRLMLAMTMAWFGQFSGNNVSSYYLPVMVENVGITSVNTVLLLNAIYAVTGWIAATAGARLHDIFGRRKMLMSSCAGMSVSLAVVAATAAKYEQTGSQAASSASIAFIYIFGVVFAIAFTPMQPIYPAEVLANDMRANGMMMFQITAGCASFVNTFAAPIAMKNIKYWFYVFFVFWDIFELAFIYFFYVETKGRTLEELDQVFEEKNPRKASTRKVTVE from the exons ATGTCGGATCCCGAGAAGACGCGTGCTGCGAGCACTGAGCATAATGAAGCCCCTCCACAGTTGGAAAAGGCGGCCGCACCCGCAGAAGCCATCTCCGCTACCTTTGAAGTCACAGGCGGTGCTCCCAACCCATGGGGCAAGGGTCATTTGAAGCTGTACGCGGCATGCCTGATCATTTACCTTTGCTCGACGATGAACG GATATGACGGCTCGCTCATGGGCTCCATCAATGCCTTACCAGAGTATCAGGAATACTACAACCTGGGGAAAGGCGGCACGTCCACCACCGGCCTCGTTTTCTCCATCTTCCAGATTGGACAGATGATCGGCGCCCTCTTCACCTGGATCTGTGACTGGCGCGGCCGAAAGATTACCATGATCGTGGCCTGCTTCGGCATCTTAGCCTCGGCCATCTTCACCGCGTTGGCGCCGACCCTGGCATCCTTCATCGGTGCTCGGTTCCTCCTCAGCTTCTTCTCTACCATTGCCACAGTGGCGGCACCGCTCCTTCTTGTCGAgattgcgccgccgctgcatcGAGGCGCAGTGGCTGGCGCTTACAACACGCTGTATTACATGGGCAGCATCATCGCTACATTTG CCATGTACGGCGCGAACCTTCATCTGAGCGGCAATCTCAAGTGGCGACTGCCTCTCTGGCTTCAGATGCTTTGCCCTGGTTTCGTCTGCATTCTGGGTTGGATCGTGCCCGAGAGTCCCAGGTGGCTCATCGCCAAGGGCAGATACGACGAGGCTCGCAACTTTATCATTACTCATcacgccaacggcgacgcccatcatcCTATCGTGGCCATCGAGATGAACGAGATCGAAGCCTCGCTGCGCGACGGTCAGCTGCGCTCAGCCAAGTCATATTTCGACCTGCGAACTCTTGTCAAGTCACGGAGCAGGCTGTATCGCCTGATGCTTGCCATGACTATGGCTTGGTTTGGACAATTCTCTGGCAACAACGTGTCTAGCTATTATCTGCCTGTGATGGTGGAGAATGTTGGCATCACTTCAGTCAACACGGTCCTACTTCTGAACGCCATCTATGCAGTTACAGGCTGGATTGCGGCAACGGCTGGAG CCCGGTTGCACGACATCTTTGGCCGTCGCAAGATGCTCATGTCGTCTTGCGCTGGCATGTCCGTTTCGCTGGCGGTTGTagctgccaccgccgccaagtaCGAGCAGACGGGAAGTCAGGCGGCTAGCTCGGCTAGCATTGCCTTCATCTACATCTTCGGCGTTGTCTTTGCCATCGCTTTCACGCCCATGCAGCCCATCTACCCGGCCGAAGTGCTGGCTAATGATATGCGCGCCAACGGCATGATGATGTTCCAAATCACGGCCGGATGCGCCAGCTTCGTCAACACATTCGCTGCCCCTATTGCCATGAAGAATATCAAGTACTGGTT CTATGTGTTCTTTGTCTTCTGGGACATATTTGAGCTTGCCTTTATTTACTTTTTCTACGTTGAGACGAAGGGCCGAACTCTTGAAGAATTAGACCAGGTGTTTGAGGAGAAGAACCCCCGCAAGGCCAGTACCCGGAAGGTGACGGTGGAGTGA